The window TCCATAAAGTCCTCCTACTCATGCTCTTTGTCAAATAATATAATATACGAAAGCAGTATTCCCCCTATTACAACACATATATCAGCCACATTAAACACAGGCCATACTATAAAGTCAAAAAAATCAACTACAAAATTTAGTCTTATCCTATCTATTACATTACCGATAGCTCCTGCTAATATAAGTATTAATGATACTTGATATAATCTACTAATATTTTTATTGGTTTTCAAGTGATATACAATAAATGAAACTACCACAATTGCTACCAAAACAAAGAACCATTTTTGATTTTGAAGCATTCCAAATGCTGCCCCTCTATTTTCAACATATGTAAGATTAAATATATTATCTATAATAGGTATACTTCCTACCTTTGACAAAAAATTGAGTGCGTAATACTTTGTAATTTGATCTAATAACACTAAGAATATAAATAATGCTATATTCAATTTAATCCCCCCCTTATAAAGTAAATCTTAATTCAGATGGAGTTTTCCATTCCAACTTAATTTTTAGTTGCGTATTCCGTAATCCAGAAGCTGTTAAGTTCTTCTCTCCAACCTTAAAAGGATGAATCCTTAGAACTTTTGGCTTTGGGACAATCTCTGTACCCGTAGAATTATATCATAAAATGCCATGGATATCAT is drawn from Tepidibacter hydrothermalis and contains these coding sequences:
- the lspA gene encoding signal peptidase II translates to MNIALFIFLVLLDQITKYYALNFLSKVGSIPIIDNIFNLTYVENRGAAFGMLQNQKWFFVLVAIVVVSFIVYHLKTNKNISRLYQVSLILILAGAIGNVIDRIRLNFVVDFFDFIVWPVFNVADICVVIGGILLSYIILFDKEHE